The stretch of DNA TAAAGGTGATGGGTATGCAGTTGATAACGCATACCATAATTGGGGAGGTAAAAGTACAGGAACCATTAAAGAACCGGATAATTATGGCGGAAGTCAACATTATGCGGGTCTTGCGCTTGCAGGATGGCCCCTTGGTACTACGATGCTTGGAATTTCGGGCGAATGGAATGATTTAAGTGGTAGTTCTCAGTTGTATTTTATTATAGAATTTGACGAAACATCTCACATTAATCACGAATTCAATGCTATATATGCAAAAATTCACCCCAATCCAAGTTCGGGAGCAATTGCCATATCTACGGATATCTCAAGTTATCAAGTACGAGTTATGAATTTGAATGGACAAACAATTTATTCCCGGAATCATACCACGTCAAATGCAAATATTGACTTGAATGGCTTCCCAAATGGGGTATATTTAGTGCATATATCAGATGGTAAAAGAGGTTCAATAAGCAAATTAATACTCGATAAATGATATTAATATCCTAAATTATTTGTTCAATTCACAAAAATGTCAAGGGAAAGATTATCGTGTTGCGTCCCGTCAGGTGTTACACCTGACGGGAGTATAAACAATTTTACTTAATCATTATCGGCATTGTACGAGTGTCACTGTTGTCTGTGACTACGAGATAGTAGTAGCCCGGACGGATTCCATCGGTTTCTATTTCGAGTATTGCAAGTCCGGTAAGCGGTTGATATGTTATGAAAGGTTCGATTTGTCTGATGCTTTTACCAAGATAATCGAATATTTCTACTTTCATGTTATCAATTGCGGCACGAGTTGCGGTAATTTCCACTTGTGCTCGGTCTTTGAAAGGATTTGGTCTGACTTGATTCATTAAGAATGATGGAACGCTTTCTGTTACCGATACTCCGAGAGGGTCATCCACTAAGAATCCACCTTTTATGCTCAAATAAGTAGCTCCGTTGCTCAGTTCATGTAATCCGTTAAAATATGAGTTATATTCAAACCCGTATTTAACCGGTTCAATCCTGAAATAATCATTGTTCTTATCAATAATAAAATAATGCTCTTTCATATCATAAGGTTCATTAAGAGTTCTAAAAGACCTTATAAAACACCATTTTCTAAGTTTGCTGTCAATACGAATACTATTTATTTGATATGCAGAGTC from Candidatus Kapaibacterium sp. encodes:
- a CDS encoding T9SS type A sorting domain-containing protein, yielding MKTALLIIMLIIVFTHNIFSQCAEENTLYSFTFDGKSYEIVQKAMTWADAADCAVERGGYLTITNSSEEQNALYDAIVNGAKIPWNYTQLPTGGGIGYVWIGATDQNEEGKWIWDGKNEGMGIHFWSGEGTAGKGDGYAVDNAYHNWGGKSTGTIKEPDNYGGSQHYAGLALAGWPLGTTMLGISGEWNDLSGSSQLYFIIEFDETSHINHEFNAIYAKIHPNPSSGAIAISTDISSYQVRVMNLNGQTIYSRNHTTSNANIDLNGFPNGVYLVHISDGKRGSISKLILDK